Proteins encoded in a region of the Raphanus sativus cultivar WK10039 unplaced genomic scaffold, ASM80110v3 Scaffold0409, whole genome shotgun sequence genome:
- the LOC108818728 gene encoding protein ASPARTIC PROTEASE IN GUARD CELL 1: protein MCSHRCFLILIFFLASHSSVTSRILPKISVTTSTTLDVADSILKTKYTSSFRLNKQEEQTQYPSSSSLSLQLHSRASVRGTEHKDYKSLTLARLHRDSARVKSLTARLNLAINSTAKPDLEHTMHTTEQEEIEAPLISGTTQGSGEYFTRVGIGNPAREVYMVLDTGSDVNWLQCAPCAECYHQTEPIFEPTSSSSYAALSCGSPQCKALQVSECRNATCLYEVAYGDGSFTDGEFATETFTIGSSSVDGVAVGCGHSNQGLFVGAAGLLGLGGGLLALPSQLDAASFSYCLVDRDSDSSSTVEFRSEIPPDAVVAPLLRNHQLDTFYYLGLAGISVGGEMLEIPASAFEMDESGGGGVIIDSGTAVTRLQTVVYDSLRDAFARGTTDLERAEADGVAMFDTCYDLSGKATIEVPSVAFHFPGGNVLALPAKNYMIPVDSVGTFCLAFAPTASSLAIIGNVQQQGTRVGFDLANSLIGFSTNKC from the coding sequence ATGTGTTCTCACCGTTGCTTTCTTATACTCATCTTCTTCCTCGCTTCACATTCTTCCGTTACTTCAAGAATCTTGCCAAAGATCTCAGTCACTACTTCAACTACTCTCGATGTCGCCGACTCAATACTCAAAACGAAGTATACGTCGTCGTTTCGATTGAACAAGCAAGAAGAGCAGACTCAGtatccttcttcctcttcacttAGCTTGCAGCTTCACTCACGAGCTTCCGTCCGAGGAACCGAACACAAAGACTACAAGTCTCTCACACTAGCCAGACTCCACCGTGACTCAGCCCGAGTCAAATCCCTAACGGCTCGTTTAAACCTAGCCATCAACAGCACAGCCAAACCAGATCTCGAGCACACAATGCACACCACGGAGCAGGAAGAGATCGAAGCTCCTCTAATCTCCGGCACCACTCAAGGAAGCGGCGAGTACTTCACACGCGTGGGGATCGGAAACCCGGCGCGTGAGGTTTACATGGTGCTCGACACTGGAAGCGACGTTAACTGGCTACAGTGCGCCCCGTGCGCCGAGTGCTACCACCAGACCGAACCCATCTTCGAGCCGACGTCTTCCTCCTCTTACGCCGCCCTCTCCTGCGGCTCCCCGCAGTGCAAAGCCCTCCAAGTCTCCGAGTGCAGAAACGCCACGTGTCTCTACGAGGTCGCCTACGGCGACGGTTCTTTCACCGACGGCGAGTTCGCCACCGAGACGTTCACCATCGGGTCGTCTTCCGTCGACGGCGTCGCCGTCGGGTGCGGACACAGCAACCAAGGTCTCTTCGTCGGAGCCGCCGGTTTGCTCGGACTCGGCGGCGGTCTGCTCGCTCTCCCGTCGCAGCTCGACGCGGCGTCGTTCTCTTACTGCCTCGTGGACCGCGACTCGGACTCGTCCTCCACCGTCGAGTTCCGGTCGGAGATCCCTCCCGACGCCGTGGTGGCTCCGCTGCTGCGCAACCACCAGCTCGACACGTTCTACTACCTCGGACTCGCCGGGATAAGCGTCGGCGGCGAGATGCTCGAGATTCCGGCGTCGGCGTTCGAGATGGACGAGTCGGGAGGCGGAGGGGTGATCATCGACTCGGGAACCGCCGTGACTCGTCTCCAGACGGTGGTCTACGACTCGCTCAGAGACGCGTTCGCGAGAGGGACGACGGATTTGGAGAGAGCGGAGGCGGACGGCGTGGCGATGTTCGACACGTGTTACGATCTCTCGGGTAAGGCGACCATCGAGGTCCCGTCGGTGGCTTTTCATTTCCCCGGCGGGAACGTGCTGGCTTTGCCCGCGAAGAATTATATGATTCCGGTTGACTCGGTGGGGACTTTCTGTCTCGCCTTTGCGCCGACGGCGAGTTCGCTTGCGATTATCGGTAACGTGCAGCAGCAAGGGACACGTGTCGGTTTTGATCTGGCTAATTCTCTTATTGGATTCTCGACGAATAAATGCTAA
- the LOC130502067 gene encoding uncharacterized protein LOC130502067 produces the protein MSDSTNSVSPSSDYASISSGDQSLQRSSRRSGDGNRAIVRESRHWHDVFWSAIFVIHLICLGFVLAVLGLNRFRISDRLNIDRYTQGFLENHKGLTEDYWPLYAVAGGIGVFISWVWSLLLGSYANEMMKVSVHILTTYLAVVSVLCFWCRQFFWGGAFAIGALLQFLYVVSVIDRLPFTMLVLRKALKLVWGLPKVIMVAHAFTVFMLLWMSLWSFGASGVVASSMGDEGRWWLLVVLSVSLFWTGAVLCNTVHVIVSGMVFHVLFHQEESSSSSLPPSTLIESLRYAVTTSFGSICYGSLFTAAIRTLRWEIRGVRSKICGNECLLCCVDFLFHLVETLVRFFNKYAYVQIAVYGKGFNRSARDAWELFQSTGVEALVAYDCSGAVLLMGTIFGGLITGSCIGIWAWIKYSDRVIMVGSTAMLMGMVLVGLGMVVVESAVTSIYICFAEDPSLIQRWDADFYNEMSEMLHRRLQHRSARAREVLTTA, from the exons ATGAGTGACTCCACCAATAGCGTCTCTCCTTCCTCCGATTACGCCTCCATCTCCTCCGGCGACCAG TCTCTTCAGAGGAGTAGTAGAAGAAGTGGAGATGGAAACCGAGCCATCGTCCGCGAGTCCCGTCACTGGCACGACGTCTTCTGGTCAGCCATCTTCGTGATCCACCTCATATGCTTAGGCTTCGTGCTCGCGGTCCTTGGACTCAACAGGTTTAGGATATCGGATAGGTTAAACATCGACAGATACACTCAAGGCTTCTTGGAGAATCACAAAGGCCTCACCGAGGACTACTGGCCACTCTACGCCGTCGCCGGTGGCATTGGTGTCTTCATCAGCTGGGTCTGGTCGTTGCTTCTCGGCTCTTACGCCAACGAGATGATGAAAGTCTCTGTCCACATCTTGACCACATACTTGGCTGTGGTCAGCGTGCTGTGTTTCTGGTGCAGACAGTTCTTTTGGGGCGGGGCGTTCGCTATCGGAGCTCTGCTGCAGTTCTTGTATGTTGTTTCGGTTATCGACAGGCTTCCCTTTACGATGCTGGTTCTGAGGAAAGCGCTGAAACTAGTTTGGGGACTTCCTAAGGTCATAATGGTGGCGCATGCTTTCACGGTCTTCATGCTTTTGTGGATGTCTCTCTGGTCTTTTGGAGCTTCTGGTGTTGTGGCTTCTAGCATGGGCGATGAAGGACGATGGTGGCTTCTTGTG GTTCTTTCGGTAAGCTTGTTCTGGACAGGGGCTGTGCTGTGTAACACTGTCCATGTTATAGTTTCTGGGATGGTGTTTCATGTTCTCTTCCATCAAGAAGAGTCATCGTCCTCCTCGTTGCCTCCCAGCACTTTGATAGAGTCACTTAGGTACGCTGTGACAACGTCTTTTGGGAGCATATGTTACGGTTCGCTCTTCACTGCTGCTATTAGAACACTTCGCTGGGAG ATAAGGGGAGTCCGGTCCAAGATTTGTGGAAACGAATGTCTACTTTGCTGTGTTGATTTCCTGTTTCATCTAGTTGAAACTCTAGTTCGGTTTTTCAACAAGTATGCCTATGTTCAG attgcaGTGTATGGAAAAGGGTTTAACAGATCAGCAAGAGACGCGTGGGAACTTTTTCAATCAACAGGTGTAGAGGCACTTGTTGCATATGACTGTTCTGGTGCTGTGCTTTTAATGGGAACCATATTTGGAGGACTCATCACAGGCTCTTGCATTGGTATATGGGCTTGGATCAAATACAGTGACAGAGTTATCATGGTTGGTTCTACAGCTATGTTGATGGGAATGGTcctt gtggGACTAGGAATGGTTGTAGTGGAGAGTGCGGTGACATCGATATACATATGTTTTGCTGAAGATCCTTCGTTGATTCAGAGATGGGATGCTGATTTCTACAATGAGATGTCTGAGATGCTTCACCGTCGTCTTCAGCATCGTAGTGCAAGAGCCCGTGAAGTTTTGACGACCGCTTGA